The genomic region ccattaatggtaaagttacttttCTCTTCTATTTAAGTTACCCGGCACAATCTCATTCAGCCGGTCCACATCCAGTATTTTGTTTTATCTGTGGGTCGCAAGGACATTACGCTAGGACTTGTAACAACAGAGGTTTTCAGAACAGCCAGGTGCTGCCACCAGCGGCCCCTGCTTATCAGTTCTCTCCTAATAATCTGTTTGCTCAGCCACAAGAGCCTCTTAACCCACAGGCTGTTCCTTATGTGCCAGTGCAACCTCGGGCTAATGCATTTGTGCACCAGCAGCCCAGAATTAATCCGTTTATGCCACCCCAACAAAGATCATTCCCTAATGCACCCAGCGACCCGTGGGGAGGTCCGAGACCCCAAATGCAAATGGGCAACCCTTGGGATGGGTCCTATTGACAATTAGCAGCTCTGGAATGCCCTGTGAGTCAGAATGGGTCAAAGGCTTCTAAAGAACCCATGGTAAAACTGACTGTAGCAGGTTAAACCCATTCCTGCCTCATTGATTCTAGAGTGACATACACCACCATTAGACTAGAGGAAACGGACCTGGTACGGGAAGGTCCAACCATTCCAACTGTGGGGTTCAAAGGAAATATAGTTCCCCACCAATTTTCCAGGGAAGTTGAAATTTGTCTTGATTCTGCCAGTACAAAGCACAAAGTTTTGCTTTCTCCAACCACTCCAGTAAATTTGTTAGGATGCAACTTGCTGACAAAGTTTGGAGCAAGTGTGCAATTCGAGCCCTCCATTTGTATCTTCCCCCAAAGGATTGGAGAACACCCAGTACCAATCTGATTATGTTAATGGCCACTGAGCCAGAAAAAAATGTGTCGAAAGCGGACCTGGAAGGATTAGAAGATATCCCAGCTACTTTGTGGACAAAACACCAGCACGAAGTAGGAGCAGTTAGAGAGGCAGTGCCTATTTCCATTGCCTTAAAGCTCAGAGCTCTCTTGCCGTGAGTCCCACAGTATAGGCTAAGCAAAGAACAGATTGAAGGAATCAGACCTGTAATAGAATCTTTACTAGAACAGGGAGTTTTAACTATTCTCCCTCAAGGCTCAGCATGTAACACACCTATTCTTCCAGTCAGAAAGGAAGGGAGATTTTTAGAATATGGCCGCCCTGTCTATCGATTTGTTCAAGACCTTAGAGCCATTAATAATATTGTAGAACCCCTATTTAATATCGTGCCAAACCCCGCCACAGAGCTATCCAGTCTACCAGAGGCTAGTAAATGGTTTTCTGTTGTTGACATTGCCTAAGCTTTCTTTACAGTGAGAATAGATCTTGAAAGCCAGTTTCTCTTTGCGTTTACTTATGAGGGACAGACTCTCACTTGGACACGGCTTCCTATGGGGTATTGTGAAAGCCCCACTTTGTTTACACAGGCATTAGTCAGGGACTTGAAAGAATTAGAGCTGCCCTTGGGGTCAACTCTAATTACATATGTAGATGACCTTTTGATAGCATCCCCCACTAGGGAAGTGTGCCATGTGGACATATTTGCACTTCTTCACTTCTTAGCAAAAAAGCAGTACAAAATTAACAAGGAAAAACTGCAGCTAGTACAGGACTCTGTGTGTTACCTAGGACACCAGATTTCAACACAAGGACATTTAATTTCTCCTGAAAGAGTGAAGGAAGTTTTAAATTGGCCTCAACCAAAGACTAAAAGAGACATTAGAGCATTTTTAGGAGCAGTCGGTTATTGTGGAGCTTGGATTCCAAAATTTTCCTTCtttgcaaagcccttttggtgcTCCTGACCCGGTACTGGATGGTGCTCCTGACCCGGTACTGTGGACCTCAGACTTAGAAGAAAGTTGGCAGCAACTAAAATTGGCATTAGCAAAGGCTCCAGCCTTAGGCTTTCCAAATTATGCAAAACCATTCTCTCTTTACTGTTCAGAAAGAGAGGGAATGGCAGTAGGAGTTTTAACACAGATGGTGGGGCCTCTTCCTCACCCCCTCACTTACTACCGAGGGAAGTTGGATCCTGTTGCTGTGGGACTGCCACCTTGTTTGCGGGCAGTCGCAGTAGCAGCTTTGCTGGTAGAAAAACCCCAAGATTTGACTCTAGGACATGCGCTGAATGTATTTGTTGATCATGCTATAGCAGCTCTACTTCTCCAAAAATCCACTCAGCATCTCACTAATGAACGCCTAACTAAATACGAGAGAATTCTTTTACTCGACCCGGCTGTTCACTTACAGAGATGTGTGGGCATAACTCCAGCCACCCTGCTCACCCtccccaaggaggaggaggaggactcaGATAACAACTGTCATGACTGCTTAATTGGATTAGAGGCGGAAACAAATGTTCGCCCAGTCTTTCGAGATACCCCTTGGCCTAACCCAGATTTATGTTTGTTTAGAGACAGGTCAGCCAAACGGGACAAATTTGGCCAATTGAAAGTGGGATACACTGTTATAAATTGGAGGGAGGAAGTATTGGAATCTGCAGCACTTTCCCCACACCTTAGCATGCAGGCAGCCGATCTATTTGCCTTAACAAGAGCCTGTGAATTGGCAGCAAACCAACAAGTGAATATTTACACAGATTTGAACTATGCTTTCGGTGTGTGTCATGGGGTTGGACAAATTTGGAAGCACCGGGGTTTTCTAACGGCAGCGGGAACACCGGTAGCAAATGGAAAATTCATAGCACACCTGCTATGAATTTCCCGCCACAGTACTGAACATGCATTTGTCAAATGTGTAGGGCTACTATGTATAAGagaattaaagaaaataaagtctCACAGTTCTTACTTTTATGCTCCCAATGTAATGTCCAAAAGGGGAACCTCAGGCAAAGTGACTACTGCCTCTGAAAAACAGAATTGCTACAAATCCTACTTGTCCTGCTATACCAGTTTCACCTCCTTCCTTCAGTTTCACTATCTCAGCATTCTTCTTACCTCATCCACATGGAAGGTTCTTCTAATAGCGATACTGAAGTTAAAATAATCCCCTGCAATCAAAGATGTTGGATAATACACACAACCAGGCAGGCAATTTTTACCTAAACTTTACGGTTTGCAGCGTGCATGTGCACGCATGTTTCCTTCTGCGCAACGTCTCGTAGCTGAGGGCAACAGAGCTGCACTCGGTGGCCATAGCAGCTCACGTGGAGCCACCCCTTTTGGCCCGGCGTCGCTTGGTGGAATTTTCAAGAAAACGTTCCAGAGTGGCTTCCTGTCTATCCTCTACAGCATCGGCAGCAAGCTGCTGCAGATCTGGGACAAGAAGGTACGGAATGACCACATCAAAAAAATCACGGACAATGATATCCAGTCACTGCTGCTGGAGATCGAAGGAACAAATGTCAGTACAACATATATCACATGTCCTGCTGACCCAAAGAAGATGCTGGGAATAAAATTGCCCTTTCTGGTGATGATAATCAAGAACCTGAAAAAATACTTCACCTTTGAAGTACAGGTGTTAGATGATAAAAATATTCGCTGGTGGTTTCATGCCAGCA from Eublepharis macularius isolate TG4126 chromosome 2, MPM_Emac_v1.0, whole genome shotgun sequence harbors:
- the LOC129323434 gene encoding cilia- and flagella-associated protein 20-like; protein product: MFPSAQRLVAEGNRAALGGHSSSRGATPFGPASLGGIFKKTFQSGFLSILYSIGSKLLQIWDKKVRNDHIKKITDNDIQSLLLEIEGTNVSTTYITCPADPKKMLGIKLPFLVMIIKNLKKYFTFEVQVLDDKNIRWWFHASNYQSTTRDKPFICTMPMCLDDGWNQIQFNLSDFTRRAYSTNYIENLRVQIHANCRICRIYFSDWLYSEDELPAEFKLYIPVQNKAKQL